In a single window of the Helicobacter felis ATCC 49179 genome:
- the pta gene encoding phosphate acetyltransferase yields MGQGILLIASAHLEEQLIKSLEIVLGAQKQSFKVVDANLGIALEDLVAKSEQNTFLTLLNAYQALDYEFVLLKGSVLAPLQALDPLFLHKYAQHLNLPVINALEGDAKACMRVHASFEHAGVANPITFAHASQNNLNYMIVDLQTSSDLKGPQLDSIYQVLNNTKSACLSPLRFQASLLKRAKNALKTIVLPESHDPRILQAAHIILQNQAAKLILLGKSEQVLENAQSLGLNLEGCQIIDPSTSEHLEDFANTLYALRQSKGLSLEEAHKLVKTSTYFATMLVYSGHADGMVSGATHTTADTVRPALQTIKLHPGVSLVSSVFFMCLDTQVLVFADCAINPNPTSEELAHIALSSARTAKSFGIEPRIAMLSYSTGTSGKGADVDKVTQAVEIARNLDETLVVDGPLQFDAAIDPATGAKKMPGSVVAGHANVFIFPDLDAGNIAYKAVQRTAKTLAIGPVLQGLKKPVNDLSRGCLVEDVINTIIITAIQAQG; encoded by the coding sequence ATGGGTCAGGGAATTTTGCTTATCGCTTCTGCTCATCTTGAAGAGCAATTAATTAAAAGTCTTGAGATAGTTTTAGGGGCACAAAAACAGAGCTTTAAGGTTGTGGATGCCAACTTAGGAATCGCTCTTGAAGACCTTGTTGCTAAATCAGAACAAAACACTTTTCTAACCCTCTTGAACGCCTATCAAGCTTTAGACTACGAATTTGTTTTGCTCAAAGGAAGTGTATTAGCCCCCCTGCAGGCTCTTGATCCTTTGTTTCTACACAAATACGCCCAACATCTCAATCTGCCTGTGATCAACGCGCTGGAGGGAGATGCAAAAGCCTGCATGCGTGTCCATGCGAGTTTTGAACATGCGGGAGTGGCTAATCCTATCACCTTTGCCCATGCAAGTCAAAATAATTTAAATTACATGATTGTGGATTTACAAACTTCTAGCGATTTAAAAGGCCCACAGCTTGATTCCATCTATCAAGTTTTAAATAACACCAAGAGCGCGTGTCTGAGTCCTCTGAGGTTTCAAGCAAGCTTGTTGAAGCGGGCTAAAAACGCGCTCAAAACCATTGTTTTGCCCGAGAGCCATGATCCTAGAATTTTACAAGCAGCGCACATTATCTTGCAAAACCAAGCCGCCAAGCTCATTTTACTAGGCAAATCTGAGCAAGTTTTAGAAAATGCGCAAAGTTTAGGGCTCAATTTAGAAGGATGCCAAATCATTGATCCTAGCACTTCTGAACATCTTGAGGACTTTGCCAACACTCTTTATGCTTTGCGGCAAAGCAAGGGTTTAAGTTTAGAAGAAGCCCATAAACTCGTCAAAACTTCGACTTATTTTGCAACCATGCTGGTTTATAGTGGGCATGCCGATGGCATGGTTTCAGGAGCCACACACACCACCGCTGACACCGTGCGCCCTGCCCTGCAGACCATCAAACTCCATCCGGGCGTGAGTTTAGTTTCTAGTGTCTTTTTTATGTGCTTGGACACGCAGGTTTTAGTTTTTGCTGATTGCGCCATCAATCCCAATCCCACTAGCGAAGAACTTGCTCATATTGCCTTGAGTTCTGCGCGCACGGCTAAAAGTTTTGGCATTGAACCGCGCATTGCTATGTTGTCTTATTCTACGGGAACATCTGGAAAGGGAGCAGATGTGGACAAAGTTACCCAAGCTGTGGAGATTGCGCGTAATTTGGATGAAACTTTGGTCGTTGATGGGCCTTTGCAATTTGATGCAGCGATTGATCCAGCCACAGGAGCTAAGAAAATGCCCGGAAGTGTTGTCGCCGGACATGCTAATGTCTTTATTTTCCCAGATTTAGATGCGGGCAATATTGCCTACAAAGCGGTGCAAAGAACCGCTAAAACTTTAGCTATTGGTCCTGTATTGCAAGGGCTTAAAAAACCCGTGAATGATTTAAGTCGTGGATGTCTGGTTGAGGATGTGATCAACACCATCATCATAACCGCTATTCAGGCACAAGGGTAA
- a CDS encoding acetate kinase yields MRILVLNLGSSSIKFQLFNTATQEVLARGLVEQIGGECAQAQVYTQDGRMEMSKECLRINTYEEGLLHVENSLRNLGVLQSFGHVDGVGHRVVHGGDLFIQPTLIDDRVMEHIEKLAFLAPLHNPTNLMGIKTIKKQTPQLPQVAVFDTAFHQSIPAHAFMYALPYHFYETHKLRRYGFHGTSHNFVAQEAAKFLNIPYEKFNAISLHLGNGASVCAIKNGQSIDTSMGLTPLEGLIMGTRSGDLDPSLLNYIVQINHKSFDEVNNILNKESGLKGICGKNDMRSVEKLIEEGDEKAILAFDMYAYRIKKYLGSYLVALGHVDALIFTGGVGENCARLRKDVCANLENFGIALNHAANTNLPKGIVNLSQPQTAIQILRVPTNEEWAIATETAKIIQAH; encoded by the coding sequence ATGCGTATCCTTGTTTTAAATTTAGGCAGTTCTTCTATTAAATTCCAGCTTTTCAACACTGCCACACAAGAGGTTTTAGCCCGCGGGCTTGTAGAACAAATCGGCGGGGAGTGCGCTCAAGCACAGGTCTACACCCAAGATGGGCGTATGGAAATGAGCAAGGAATGCTTGCGTATTAACACTTATGAAGAAGGGCTTTTGCATGTAGAAAATAGCCTGCGCAATTTAGGCGTGCTGCAAAGTTTTGGGCATGTGGATGGTGTAGGCCATCGCGTGGTGCACGGGGGGGATCTATTTATTCAGCCAACTCTCATTGACGATCGAGTCATGGAACATATAGAGAAGCTCGCTTTTTTGGCCCCTCTGCATAATCCTACGAATTTAATGGGTATCAAGACAATCAAGAAACAAACTCCTCAACTTCCCCAAGTGGCTGTTTTTGATACTGCTTTTCACCAAAGTATTCCCGCCCATGCCTTCATGTACGCCTTACCTTATCATTTTTATGAAACTCACAAGTTGCGCCGCTATGGTTTTCATGGCACCTCACATAATTTTGTGGCTCAGGAAGCCGCTAAATTTTTAAACATCCCCTATGAAAAATTTAACGCAATTTCTCTGCATTTAGGCAACGGGGCTAGTGTGTGTGCGATCAAAAATGGCCAAAGTATAGACACTTCTATGGGACTAACCCCCCTAGAGGGTTTGATTATGGGCACGCGTTCAGGCGATTTAGATCCTAGTCTTTTGAACTATATTGTTCAAATTAACCATAAAAGTTTTGATGAGGTCAATAATATTCTTAATAAGGAAAGTGGACTTAAAGGGATTTGTGGCAAAAACGATATGCGTAGTGTGGAAAAATTGATCGAAGAGGGAGATGAAAAGGCCATCTTAGCTTTTGATATGTACGCTTACCGTATTAAAAAATATCTCGGTTCTTACCTAGTTGCATTAGGACATGTTGATGCTTTGATCTTTACTGGTGGAGTAGGGGAAAATTGCGCACGGCTACGCAAAGATGTGTGTGCCAATTTGGAAAATTTTGGCATCGCCCTCAATCATGCAGCTAATACAAACCTTCCTAAAGGCATTGTTAACCTAAGTCAACCTCAAACGGCGATACAAATTTTGCGCGTCCCCACTAATGAAGAATGGGCTATCGCCACAGAAACTGCAAAAATCATTCAAGCGCATTAA
- a CDS encoding methyl-accepting chemotaxis protein: MPFFTSSKHQAKIAQQDQLITSLSAKASKLSRVYEAIDRSMAIIEFDTNGVVLNANDNFLKLMGYGLQEIKGKHHSLFCDPKFVSSKEYTQIWDDLRAGLFQRGTFKRLTKQGKPIYLESTYNPILDLEGKVQGVIKFATDVTGKILELNELRSVYKAALASMAMIEFDAQRRILSANENFLKLMGYRLEEIKGKEHALFCDPKYAKSSEYKTFWDHLAEGHFTRGTFVRLNKDGKKVYLEASYNPVFNSDGEIYKFIKFAWDVTSKEEKIQMTLELIKENQELTDLGSKMIEKTTESIQGVATTIKNSADQINTLSTQSDSISSITQTIKDIADQINLLALNAAIEAARAGEHGRGFAVVADEVRKLAERTDKSVMEIGAIIDAIKEITAHVVINITAGTQESEKTVALSHESKDFMGKIRAASIKVSEGMRA, from the coding sequence ATGCCATTTTTCACTTCCAGTAAACACCAAGCTAAGATTGCTCAGCAAGATCAGCTTATCACCTCCTTAAGCGCTAAGGCAAGCAAACTGAGTCGTGTTTATGAAGCCATTGATCGTTCAATGGCGATCATCGAATTTGATACTAATGGGGTTGTTCTAAACGCTAATGATAATTTCTTGAAACTGATGGGCTATGGCCTTCAAGAGATCAAGGGCAAACACCATTCTCTATTTTGCGATCCCAAATTTGTCAGTTCCAAAGAATACACACAGATTTGGGACGATTTGCGCGCAGGGCTCTTTCAAAGAGGCACTTTTAAACGCCTGACAAAGCAGGGCAAGCCTATTTATCTTGAATCTACTTATAACCCCATTCTTGATTTAGAAGGCAAGGTACAAGGGGTGATCAAATTTGCTACCGATGTTACTGGTAAAATTTTAGAATTAAATGAACTGCGGTCTGTATACAAGGCCGCGCTTGCTAGTATGGCCATGATTGAATTTGATGCGCAGCGAAGAATCCTCTCAGCCAATGAAAATTTCTTAAAGTTAATGGGGTATCGTCTGGAGGAAATCAAAGGAAAGGAACATGCTCTTTTTTGCGATCCAAAATACGCCAAGAGTTCTGAATACAAGACTTTTTGGGATCATCTTGCAGAGGGGCATTTTACGCGTGGGACCTTTGTACGCCTGAATAAAGATGGAAAAAAAGTCTATTTGGAAGCGAGCTACAATCCTGTTTTTAATAGCGATGGAGAGATTTATAAATTTATTAAATTCGCTTGGGATGTAACTTCTAAAGAAGAAAAAATCCAAATGACCCTAGAACTCATCAAGGAAAATCAAGAGCTTACGGATTTGGGAAGCAAGATGATTGAAAAGACAACCGAGAGCATTCAAGGCGTGGCAACAACGATCAAAAACAGTGCCGATCAAATCAACACGCTCAGCACACAATCTGATTCGATTTCCTCAATCACACAGACCATCAAAGATATCGCCGATCAAATTAATCTGCTTGCCCTTAATGCTGCTATTGAGGCCGCGCGGGCAGGCGAACACGGCAGAGGCTTTGCGGTGGTGGCCGATGAAGTGCGCAAGTTGGCCGAACGCACTGATAAATCTGTCATGGAAATTGGAGCAATCATCGATGCGATCAAGGAAATCACCGCTCATGTGGTGATCAATATCACCGCAGGGACTCAAGAATCTGAGAAGACGGTCGCTCTCTCCCATGAGAGTAAAGATTTCATGGGGAAAATCAGAGCGGCCAGTATCAAAGTTTCAGAGGGCATGCGAGCATAA
- the eno gene encoding phosphopyruvate hydratase has product MQIQDIQASEVLDSRGNPTLKVKVILSDGSLGVAIVPSGASTGKREALELRDQDPQRFLGKGVLKACNFVQTQIKETLLGQDPYQQAKIDSCLQALDGTPNYAHLGANGVLGVSMALSRACARSLNLPLYAYLGGINGSTLPAPMLNIINGGAHANNRLDFQEYMIMPLRFESFKQALRASVEVYHTLKGMLAQAGHPTSVGDEGGFAPNFENNAQPLEWILKAIEKAGYKPGEQIALALDVASSELLDSSRHYVLSSENKKLEASALIEYYAQLVDKYPIVSIEDALGEEDYHGWQELTSKLGHKVQLVGDDLFVTNETLLKKGIEQQLANAILIKPNQIGTISQTLQTMRLAQKAGYACVMSHRSGESEDSFIADFSVALNTGQIKTGAPTRGERTAKYNRLLEIEESIQGAYAGNGLFV; this is encoded by the coding sequence ATGCAAATTCAAGACATTCAGGCGAGCGAGGTTTTAGACAGCCGGGGTAACCCTACCCTAAAAGTTAAAGTTATTTTAAGCGATGGAAGTTTGGGCGTAGCGATTGTGCCTAGTGGAGCGAGCACGGGCAAGAGAGAGGCTTTAGAGTTGCGCGATCAAGACCCCCAACGATTTTTAGGTAAAGGTGTTTTAAAGGCTTGTAACTTTGTGCAAACTCAGATCAAAGAAACTCTTCTAGGTCAAGACCCCTACCAACAGGCTAAGATCGACTCTTGCTTGCAGGCTTTAGATGGCACGCCTAATTACGCCCATTTGGGGGCTAATGGGGTGCTGGGCGTGTCTATGGCACTTAGTCGTGCCTGCGCGCGCTCTTTAAATTTGCCTCTTTATGCCTATTTGGGTGGGATTAATGGCTCAACTCTGCCCGCTCCTATGCTAAATATCATCAATGGGGGCGCGCATGCTAATAACCGCTTGGATTTTCAAGAATATATGATCATGCCCTTGCGCTTTGAGAGTTTTAAGCAGGCTTTGCGCGCTAGTGTGGAGGTCTATCACACACTAAAGGGCATGTTAGCCCAAGCCGGACACCCCACTAGCGTGGGCGATGAGGGGGGGTTTGCTCCTAATTTTGAAAACAATGCGCAGCCTTTGGAGTGGATTTTAAAAGCCATTGAAAAAGCAGGCTATAAACCCGGGGAGCAAATTGCCTTAGCTTTGGATGTAGCCAGTAGTGAGCTTTTAGACTCCAGCAGGCACTATGTGCTCTCTAGTGAGAATAAAAAGCTAGAGGCTAGCGCGCTCATTGAATATTACGCCCAGCTTGTAGACAAATACCCCATTGTCTCTATTGAAGACGCACTAGGCGAGGAGGATTATCACGGGTGGCAGGAGCTCACCAGCAAGCTAGGGCATAAAGTCCAACTTGTGGGCGATGATTTGTTCGTTACTAATGAAACCCTCTTAAAAAAGGGCATTGAGCAACAACTTGCTAATGCCATTCTCATTAAACCCAATCAGATTGGCACGATTTCACAAACCCTGCAAACCATGCGTTTAGCACAAAAAGCGGGCTATGCTTGTGTGATGAGTCATCGCAGTGGGGAGAGTGAGGATAGTTTTATTGCCGATTTTAGTGTCGCGCTCAACACAGGTCAAATTAAAACCGGCGCTCCCACGCGAGGCGAACGCACCGCTAAATATAACCGCCTCTTGGAGATTGAAGAGTCTATTCAAGGCGCATATGCGGGGAATGGGCTATTTGTCTAA
- a CDS encoding shikimate kinase — MGYLSKIWLIGFMGSGKSTLGALLAQALNHRFLDTDLQISAQTRTSIAQIFKDHSEAHFRELERQLVATLEQVQTPLVIATGGGLPIYTPLKTGIVIYLYLDFEAIVARLQADSNPRPLFKDRDSLYSLYQSRAPIYTSMAHHTISAHQKPSQVLQTLLEVLG, encoded by the coding sequence ATGGGCTATTTGTCTAAAATTTGGCTCATCGGGTTTATGGGCAGTGGAAAAAGCACTTTAGGCGCACTGCTAGCCCAAGCTCTAAATCATCGCTTCCTAGACACAGATTTACAAATTAGTGCCCAAACACGCACAAGCATTGCACAAATTTTTAAAGATCACTCAGAAGCTCATTTTAGGGAGCTTGAGAGGCAATTAGTCGCTACCCTTGAGCAAGTGCAAACCCCTCTTGTGATCGCCACAGGGGGGGGGTTGCCCATTTACACGCCCCTAAAAACGGGGATTGTGATTTACTTGTATTTGGACTTTGAGGCGATTGTAGCTAGGCTTCAAGCCGATTCTAATCCTAGACCTCTTTTTAAGGATCGTGATAGTCTTTATAGTCTTTATCAGAGTCGCGCCCCAATCTATACAAGTATGGCACACCATACCATCTCAGCTCACCAAAAACCCTCTCAAGTTTTGCAAACTCTCTTAGAAGTGCTAGGTTAA
- a CDS encoding outer membrane beta-barrel protein — protein MLLAIGVCAGAPQEKIWIKEQDTYTRLYNQRKQLKLKNGGYFGMGFGVIKIQKDYQNTKIESFPAILSAKGGMQTFFKNYIGIRAFIALDLATSKANWQSKPNPSNSFLGVASIGLEIPLEIHLTRSYKHYIGVYGGIGLGAVLYTDNANFSFAKHGAIHTAGLIAQGGVFLTFYNKHRLELGLKLLPTSHTLLNSDSFQTSLLYNCMYLYKF, from the coding sequence TTGCTACTAGCTATTGGAGTGTGTGCAGGCGCGCCACAAGAAAAAATTTGGATTAAGGAACAAGATACTTACACGCGTCTATACAACCAAAGGAAGCAACTCAAATTAAAAAATGGGGGGTATTTTGGGATGGGCTTTGGGGTGATTAAGATTCAAAAGGACTATCAAAATACAAAAATAGAGAGTTTTCCGGCTATTTTGAGCGCTAAGGGCGGGATGCAGACTTTTTTCAAAAATTATATTGGTATCCGCGCTTTTATCGCTTTGGATTTAGCCACTTCCAAAGCAAATTGGCAATCCAAGCCCAACCCCTCCAATTCCTTTCTTGGTGTGGCGAGTATAGGTTTAGAAATTCCCTTAGAAATTCATCTAACTCGTTCTTATAAGCACTATATAGGGGTTTATGGGGGGATAGGCTTGGGCGCAGTGCTCTACACAGACAACGCGAATTTTAGCTTTGCCAAACATGGTGCGATCCATACAGCCGGCTTGATCGCACAAGGAGGGGTGTTTCTCACATTTTACAACAAGCATCGCCTTGAGCTAGGCTTAAAACTCCTACCCACAAGCCACACTTTACTCAACTCTGATAGTTTTCAAACCTCTTTGCTGTATAACTGCATGTACCTGTATAAATTCTAA
- the glyS gene encoding glycine--tRNA ligase subunit beta, translating into MNQALLIEILVEEMPAKPLLDELPNIPKKFCHSLEKHGLGGTALEVFYTPTRLVLYAPNFPTHTPAITEEFFGPPLDIGTNVEKGVKEGTRVLNPIGLKFYAKLNLPPNLEVGMKNNKEVLYATKRTEPIPTATLLDDILLHFLGALDFGKSMAWGALKARFIRPIHNLCVIFGSEDIDLSACTNTYGCSAKRATKLHFSKGFGYHDTPDISTYFKTLEEGFVILDPLKRRTRILDQIHALEDQHHMRVEVDPELLEEIIAITAYPTALYGEFEAHFLQLPTEIATTSMQTHQRYFPTFKDSSLHHGFVVVSNLPSKGDFSQIIAGNEKVLKARLSDAIFFYQNDLQTSLEWEVVGPKLEQISFMQGLGSLKDKVEREQRIGAWLVDRYGEESMRPLVQKILELAKADLCSEVVYEFPELQGIMGGYYAKHHNHPQEVCQAIQEQYLPTSENAPLPSSLLAALSALAIKLDTLLSLFSVGKIPTGSKDPFALRRACNGVLRICLHYQLDFNLASDLQTIARFYAPFEWTLLQDFILERFTHVLGDFDPSFYRAVLKGLQTLKSENYGICQIAHKVQALHVFFAQENTADLVAIFKRVANITQLDTLLQTDPALFTDSSEHALYETYENIARMEFGNFLDKLKALSHLKQPLENFFEKVLVNDPNLQVQNNRKGLLALIYHAFLDVADIKDL; encoded by the coding sequence TTGAATCAAGCCCTACTCATAGAAATTTTAGTTGAAGAAATGCCCGCTAAGCCACTCTTAGATGAGTTGCCCAATATCCCTAAAAAATTTTGCCATTCCCTGGAAAAACATGGGTTAGGTGGCACGGCTTTAGAAGTCTTTTACACGCCCACTAGGCTAGTGCTCTATGCTCCAAACTTCCCCACCCACACGCCCGCCATCACAGAGGAATTTTTTGGTCCTCCTTTGGACATCGGCACGAATGTAGAAAAAGGAGTTAAAGAGGGAACTAGAGTTCTAAACCCCATTGGGCTTAAATTCTATGCCAAGCTCAACCTACCCCCCAATCTTGAGGTGGGCATGAAAAATAATAAAGAAGTTCTATACGCCACCAAGCGCACAGAACCCATTCCTACAGCCACCCTATTAGATGATATTTTGTTGCACTTTTTAGGCGCGCTGGATTTTGGAAAAAGCATGGCTTGGGGCGCGCTCAAAGCGCGCTTTATCCGCCCCATTCATAATCTTTGCGTGATCTTTGGCTCAGAGGACATTGATTTATCAGCATGCACAAACACCTATGGGTGCAGTGCTAAACGCGCGACTAAATTACACTTCTCTAAGGGGTTTGGCTACCATGACACCCCGGACATCTCTACTTATTTTAAAACCCTAGAAGAGGGGTTTGTCATCTTAGATCCTCTAAAACGCCGAACTAGAATTTTAGATCAAATCCACGCCCTAGAGGACCAACATCATATGCGCGTTGAGGTCGACCCCGAATTGCTAGAGGAAATTATAGCCATCACCGCCTACCCCACCGCTCTTTATGGAGAATTTGAAGCACATTTTCTACAACTCCCCACTGAGATCGCCACTACCTCTATGCAAACTCACCAACGCTATTTCCCCACTTTTAAAGATTCTAGCTTGCACCATGGTTTTGTTGTTGTGAGCAATCTGCCAAGTAAGGGAGATTTTAGCCAAATTATAGCGGGGAATGAAAAGGTTTTAAAAGCCCGCTTGAGTGATGCGATCTTTTTTTACCAAAACGATCTGCAAACATCACTAGAATGGGAAGTAGTAGGTCCTAAGCTGGAGCAAATTTCCTTTATGCAGGGGCTTGGTAGCTTAAAAGATAAGGTAGAGAGAGAACAACGCATAGGAGCGTGGCTAGTGGATCGCTATGGCGAGGAATCCATGCGCCCCCTTGTGCAAAAAATCCTAGAATTGGCCAAAGCGGATTTGTGTAGCGAAGTGGTTTATGAGTTTCCCGAATTACAGGGGATCATGGGGGGATATTATGCCAAACACCACAACCACCCCCAAGAAGTGTGCCAAGCCATCCAAGAGCAATATCTCCCCACTTCTGAAAACGCGCCCCTGCCCTCTAGTTTGCTAGCAGCTTTAAGCGCATTGGCTATCAAATTAGACACCCTTTTATCTCTTTTTAGCGTGGGCAAAATCCCCACAGGTTCTAAAGACCCCTTTGCTTTGCGCCGTGCTTGCAATGGAGTCTTGCGCATCTGCTTGCATTACCAATTAGATTTCAATTTAGCTAGCGATTTGCAGACAATCGCGCGTTTTTATGCCCCCTTTGAGTGGACGCTTTTACAAGATTTTATCTTAGAGCGTTTTACGCATGTATTAGGCGACTTCGATCCCTCTTTTTACAGGGCCGTTTTAAAAGGGCTTCAAACTCTTAAAAGTGAGAACTATGGAATCTGCCAAATTGCCCACAAAGTGCAAGCCCTGCATGTCTTTTTTGCCCAAGAAAATACGGCTGATTTGGTGGCTATTTTTAAGCGAGTCGCTAATATCACACAATTAGATACCCTACTTCAAACTGACCCCGCGCTCTTTACAGATTCCAGCGAACACGCCCTCTATGAAACTTATGAAAACATCGCTCGTATGGAATTTGGCAATTTTTTAGACAAGCTCAAAGCCCTAAGCCACCTTAAACAACCCTTGGAAAACTTTTTTGAAAAAGTGCTTGTCAACGATCCAAACTTGCAGGTGCAAAACAACCGCAAGGGCTTATTGGCATTGATTTACCATGCATTTTTGGATGTGGCGGATATTAAAGACCTCTAG
- the gpmI gene encoding 2,3-bisphosphoglycerate-independent phosphoglycerate mutase — protein sequence MQKTLLVITDGIGYNPSTEGNAFYHAKKPTYDWMLANLPYSLLKTHGLSVGLPSDQMGNSEVGHMCIGAGRVLDQDLVRISKAFDQELLEDNPAFQHVVSQSQVVHVLGLMSDGGVHAHIDHLMGMALLLERSGKKVWLHLIGDGRDVLPRSALEYLALVQSICNEHIAIATLSGRFFAMDRDKRFERTLKAYESIAHACNKSPLSPEEYIHSMYAQNISDEFFEPTSFGDYAGMFDGDGLIMVNFRSDRARQIIQVLGGDLEVFKGLPECGAGAPELTIATMTPYSASFNHPVLFPKEEIKECLASVVAQAGLSQLHTAETEKYAHVSFFINGGVETPFENEERVLIPSPKVSTYDLCPQMSAPEVGEAVRAGMRAGKDLIIVNFANGDMVGHTGNLEAAIKAVEAIDTELGQILHLAQELNYAMLLTSDHGNCEQMRATDGGMLTNHSTFEVYCFVLGEGVRQIKNGGLNNVAASVLKLMGLPIPASMDSALF from the coding sequence ATGCAAAAGACTCTATTAGTCATTACCGATGGGATTGGTTATAATCCCTCTACTGAGGGCAATGCTTTTTATCATGCCAAAAAACCCACCTATGATTGGATGTTGGCCAATCTCCCTTATAGCCTGCTCAAAACGCATGGCTTGAGTGTGGGCTTGCCCTCCGATCAAATGGGCAATTCAGAGGTGGGGCATATGTGCATTGGGGCGGGCAGGGTGCTTGATCAAGATTTGGTGCGCATTTCTAAGGCTTTCGATCAAGAGCTCTTAGAGGATAATCCAGCTTTTCAACATGTGGTGAGCCAAAGTCAAGTGGTGCATGTTTTGGGCTTGATGAGTGATGGAGGCGTGCACGCCCACATCGATCATCTCATGGGCATGGCTCTCTTGTTGGAGCGATCGGGCAAAAAGGTTTGGTTGCATTTAATTGGTGATGGGCGCGATGTGCTTCCTAGAAGTGCTTTAGAGTATTTGGCTCTTGTGCAGAGTATTTGCAATGAGCATATCGCCATTGCCACCCTCTCAGGGCGTTTTTTTGCCATGGATAGAGATAAACGCTTTGAGCGCACCCTAAAGGCTTATGAGAGCATCGCGCATGCGTGCAATAAAAGCCCCCTTAGCCCTGAAGAGTATATCCATAGCATGTATGCGCAAAATATCAGCGATGAGTTTTTTGAGCCGACTAGTTTTGGTGATTATGCAGGCATGTTTGATGGAGATGGTTTGATTATGGTCAATTTTCGCAGCGATCGCGCCCGTCAGATTATCCAGGTGTTGGGAGGAGATTTAGAGGTTTTTAAAGGTCTGCCTGAGTGTGGGGCTGGTGCGCCTGAGCTGACCATAGCCACCATGACCCCTTATAGCGCTTCTTTTAATCATCCGGTTTTATTCCCCAAAGAAGAGATTAAGGAATGCTTAGCTTCTGTGGTGGCACAAGCGGGGTTAAGCCAGCTTCATACTGCTGAAACCGAAAAATACGCCCATGTGAGCTTTTTTATCAATGGGGGTGTAGAAACCCCTTTTGAAAATGAGGAGCGCGTTCTGATCCCAAGCCCCAAGGTGAGCACTTACGACCTCTGCCCACAGATGAGTGCTCCTGAAGTAGGGGAGGCTGTGCGTGCAGGAATGCGCGCGGGCAAAGACCTCATCATTGTCAATTTTGCTAATGGGGATATGGTGGGGCATACGGGCAACTTAGAAGCGGCGATCAAGGCGGTAGAGGCTATAGACACAGAGTTGGGGCAGATTTTACATTTAGCTCAAGAGCTAAATTATGCGATGCTACTCACCAGCGACCATGGAAATTGTGAGCAAATGCGCGCTACAGATGGGGGCATGCTCACTAACCATAGCACTTTTGAAGTCTATTGTTTTGTCTTGGGTGAGGGGGTGAGACAGATTAAAAATGGAGGCCTAAACAATGTGGCAGCCAGTGTGTTAAAACTTATGGGCTTGCCCATTCCTGCAAGCATGGATTCCGCGCTTTTTTAA